The Lysobacter gummosus genome includes a region encoding these proteins:
- a CDS encoding DUF4031 domain-containing protein, whose product MAVYIDSEAIRWRGREWCHMVADTLEELHDFAARLGLQRHWFQDRGRYPHYDVTSAARLRALRMGAIDADRATLIACCKRVRFILSHRTEGVLP is encoded by the coding sequence ATGGCGGTCTACATTGATTCGGAAGCTATTCGCTGGAGGGGCCGCGAGTGGTGCCACATGGTCGCCGACACTTTGGAGGAGCTCCATGACTTCGCGGCCCGCCTCGGTTTGCAGCGACACTGGTTCCAGGATCGCGGTCGCTACCCCCACTACGATGTCACCTCGGCCGCACGTTTAAGGGCGTTGCGCATGGGGGCGATTGACGCTGACCGCGCGACTTTGATTGCCTGCTGTAAGCGGGTTCGATTCATACTGAGCCATCGCACTGAGGGCGTGTTGCCGTAG
- a CDS encoding ATP-binding domain-containing protein translates to MNVQGRHQLASQTPGAIAVEAVDLRDLVNFARRFDLQASDALQNLAEFASSMMTGVGSSNLATRVGSLRSGRARTPPTPIEWCAVTFDTERTMHRALQLVNALTDHAGTRVYRPEILYCCRSAMQAVINGGQDFLSAALRARERNRHVGHPLPRRSVGSTLLLKGLEADIAVVLQPETMTAQNLYVAFTRGAKGLVVCSQTPVLSAAR, encoded by the coding sequence ATGAATGTCCAAGGCCGGCATCAACTAGCCAGCCAAACACCAGGAGCAATAGCGGTCGAGGCAGTGGATCTTCGCGATCTGGTCAACTTCGCTAGGCGATTCGACCTACAGGCCTCCGACGCACTGCAAAACCTGGCCGAGTTTGCTTCGTCCATGATGACGGGCGTTGGGTCCAGCAACCTTGCCACACGCGTCGGCTCCCTGCGCTCCGGACGCGCGCGAACACCGCCCACACCGATTGAATGGTGTGCTGTCACGTTTGACACAGAGCGAACCATGCATCGCGCCCTTCAGTTGGTGAATGCATTGACTGACCACGCTGGCACGCGCGTGTATCGTCCTGAAATTCTTTATTGCTGTCGGTCCGCCATGCAGGCCGTCATCAACGGCGGGCAAGACTTCCTCTCTGCCGCCCTTCGGGCCCGTGAGCGCAACCGCCACGTTGGACACCCACTCCCACGCCGATCCGTCGGAAGCACGCTGCTCTTGAAGGGGCTTGAAGCAGATATTGCGGTGGTTCTTCAGCCCGAGACAATGACGGCCCAGAACCTCTATGTCGCCTTTACACGGGGAGCCAAAGGGCTGGTTGTCTGTTCGCAGACTCCTGTCTTGAGTGCGGCACGATAG
- a CDS encoding nucleoside triphosphate pyrophosphohydrolase family protein, with protein MTPALPQPQPLSLPEYLLKARRTNRFENNPEEFDNLRFGYFGETGGLLAAVKKSGRDQLTEPQSALAAEELGDALWYLVSTAHLLGVSADDLGEHCLRRLRQRFGDSDRPAVLPVSFRQIDALLDTYKEGWGLDRIQQLGALAHSAGNLASITITKFEAMSPPALREHFGILFAEWAITCGCFHLRTEDIARSNLEKISSRWPGDEKVYPALFDSDERFPEYEQFPRTFDIEFIERDGYVVQSLRGVFIGDRLTDNSNEEDHYRYHDVFHLAYIAYLGWSPVIRGLLKRKRKSDPRIDENEDGARAMIIEEGIATWIFNHARRFGLYENVEVGKLDYSLLKQIQNMVEGYEVASCKLWQWELAILKGFEVFRLLRQHRGGIVTVDMHQHALTFRPHPADP; from the coding sequence ATGACACCTGCGCTGCCCCAGCCCCAGCCGCTCTCGCTGCCCGAGTACTTGTTGAAGGCACGGCGAACCAACCGGTTCGAGAACAATCCGGAGGAGTTCGACAACCTTCGCTTCGGCTACTTTGGAGAAACCGGCGGGCTGCTGGCGGCGGTCAAGAAGTCCGGCCGGGACCAACTCACTGAACCGCAAAGCGCCTTGGCGGCCGAGGAACTCGGCGACGCCCTGTGGTACCTGGTCAGCACCGCCCATCTGCTCGGAGTTTCTGCTGACGACCTGGGCGAACACTGCCTTCGGCGGCTTCGGCAACGCTTCGGTGACAGCGATCGTCCCGCGGTGTTACCAGTAAGCTTCCGGCAGATTGATGCGCTGCTCGATACCTATAAGGAAGGCTGGGGCCTGGACCGGATCCAGCAATTGGGAGCCCTAGCCCACTCGGCTGGAAACCTAGCCAGCATCACTATCACCAAATTCGAGGCAATGAGCCCTCCCGCGTTGCGCGAGCACTTTGGAATTCTGTTCGCGGAATGGGCTATTACTTGCGGGTGTTTCCATCTGCGCACGGAAGACATTGCACGTAGCAACCTAGAAAAGATCTCCAGCCGTTGGCCGGGCGACGAAAAAGTGTATCCGGCCTTATTTGATTCAGACGAGCGCTTCCCGGAGTACGAGCAGTTCCCCCGCACGTTCGACATTGAGTTCATTGAACGCGACGGCTATGTCGTGCAGAGCCTCAGAGGCGTGTTTATCGGTGATCGGCTGACGGACAACAGCAATGAGGAGGACCACTACCGATACCACGACGTCTTCCACCTCGCCTACATTGCCTACCTTGGATGGTCGCCCGTCATCAGGGGTCTGCTGAAGCGCAAGCGGAAGTCAGACCCACGTATTGATGAGAACGAGGATGGCGCTCGGGCTATGATCATCGAGGAAGGCATTGCGACTTGGATCTTCAATCACGCCCGGCGCTTTGGCTTGTATGAGAACGTCGAGGTCGGCAAGCTGGACTACAGCCTGCTTAAGCAGATCCAGAACATGGTCGAAGGCTATGAGGTCGCGAGTTGCAAGCTCTGGCAATGGGAACTGGCGATCCTCAAGGGCTTCGAGGTGTTTCGTCTGCTGCGACAGCATCGTGGTGGAATAGTCACCGTTGACATGCACCAACATGCACTAACCTTCCGCCCGCACCCGGCTGACCCATGA
- a CDS encoding uracil-DNA glycosylase: MTPAAFVKALAAFSLDNVFNPYADVCAVHDRADAAESRRRNLRTYLTASADIGVDTIWMGRDLGYRGGRRTGLALTDEYHLPELAKRYPGCQSRQATRGPAVAERTAAEIWAVLRVIDTPPLLWNVFPFHPHEPDNPFSNRRFTARELDQVDELNSALIAWLKIRQIVAIGQDAAQYAQRFGVNVITIRHPSYGGVREFREGMQKLYQLPDNALRRATQAALI; this comes from the coding sequence ATGACCCCCGCTGCTTTCGTAAAGGCATTGGCTGCATTCAGCCTAGACAACGTCTTCAATCCTTACGCCGACGTGTGCGCCGTGCATGATCGCGCCGATGCAGCTGAATCGCGTCGGCGAAATCTGCGCACGTACCTGACAGCATCCGCCGACATCGGCGTGGACACAATCTGGATGGGACGGGACCTCGGCTATCGGGGCGGGCGGCGCACGGGACTAGCGCTGACCGATGAATATCACTTGCCGGAACTTGCGAAGCGGTACCCGGGGTGCCAATCACGCCAGGCCACACGCGGGCCCGCGGTTGCGGAGCGCACCGCCGCGGAGATCTGGGCTGTGCTTAGAGTGATCGACACGCCACCGCTGCTGTGGAATGTCTTTCCCTTCCATCCGCATGAGCCCGACAACCCCTTCAGCAATCGGCGCTTCACTGCGCGAGAGCTGGACCAAGTTGATGAGCTTAATAGTGCGCTCATTGCCTGGCTGAAGATCCGTCAGATCGTTGCGATCGGACAGGACGCTGCGCAGTACGCGCAGCGGTTCGGCGTCAACGTGATCACCATCAGGCACCCGAGCTATGGCGGCGTCAGAGAGTTCAGGGAAGGGATGCAGAAGCTGTACCAGCTCCCCGACAACGCCCTGAGACGGGCAACGCAAGCCGCGCTCATCTAG
- a CDS encoding ImmA/IrrE family metallo-endopeptidase translates to MLPQIMAAARRASEVYRDSGVKERVEQGGYTRVDPFLVAGKERIPVLLRPLDKLLGAFIRDDVSGILINSERSAGLIHMTCAHELGHYFMGHGTTADDSLDYGPQAARHEQEADWFAYQLMVPRALLAYVMRRKGWTMQSLADPRLLYQLSLRLGISYTAAAWSLARHKLMAPTEVKRLLKVQPLAIKEELLAGQAFDARKEVWLLDERDRDSVLEPRAEDRMVLRLKSHASAGYLWSLDELASEGFEIRPTLAPSKEAIPTDTVFGGFTTAEFLLSHEMVGATDSPAVLAMEEVRPWAKEKPASTFEAKTLFEGVSPGLTSIAKQQLLGESSAA, encoded by the coding sequence ATGCTCCCTCAGATCATGGCTGCTGCACGTCGCGCGTCCGAGGTGTATCGCGATTCGGGAGTCAAGGAGCGCGTCGAGCAAGGCGGCTACACGCGTGTCGACCCATTCCTTGTTGCCGGTAAGGAGCGCATTCCGGTCCTGCTGCGTCCGCTGGACAAACTGCTGGGCGCGTTCATCCGGGACGATGTATCCGGAATACTGATCAACTCCGAACGGTCCGCTGGGCTGATCCACATGACCTGCGCCCACGAGTTGGGCCACTACTTCATGGGGCATGGCACCACCGCGGACGATTCACTGGACTATGGGCCCCAGGCGGCTCGCCATGAACAGGAAGCGGACTGGTTCGCTTACCAGCTTATGGTCCCTCGGGCACTGCTGGCGTATGTGATGCGCCGCAAAGGTTGGACGATGCAGTCTCTAGCCGACCCGCGGCTCCTCTATCAGCTGTCGCTCCGGCTTGGCATCAGCTATACGGCGGCGGCCTGGTCATTGGCCCGCCACAAACTGATGGCGCCTACCGAGGTGAAACGGCTTCTCAAGGTCCAGCCGCTGGCCATCAAGGAAGAACTGCTTGCCGGCCAGGCATTCGATGCGCGCAAGGAGGTCTGGCTGCTGGATGAGCGTGATCGCGACAGCGTTTTGGAACCTCGCGCGGAGGACCGGATGGTCTTGCGTCTTAAAAGCCACGCGAGTGCGGGTTACCTCTGGTCGTTGGACGAACTGGCGTCGGAAGGATTCGAGATCCGGCCGACTCTTGCACCAAGCAAGGAAGCAATACCGACCGATACAGTGTTTGGTGGCTTCACTACTGCTGAGTTCTTGCTCTCGCATGAAATGGTCGGAGCCACCGACAGCCCTGCCGTGCTTGCAATGGAAGAGGTGCGTCCATGGGCGAAGGAAAAGCCGGCGAGCACCTTTGAGGCCAAAACCTTGTTTGAGGGCGTTTCCCCTGGACTGACAAGCATCGCCAAACAGCAGTTGCTCGGGGAGAGTTCGGCCGCGTGA
- a CDS encoding C1 family peptidase produces the protein MTIKEEVILAQAKFPSRDQGLRPTCIAFALAEVNFDAATGVEALSPEYAYQGAACLTPSWVPGAGVPLDAALRASSKGQPVESDFPYRAVEPGAPVPAPPTTFELHGGDVAMLPLDTEFICAMLRQGRPVGIGLRLTESFYRPIDGLVTFEAAPLVPAVLHAVAVVGFGWEDGEVHFLIRNSWGRGWGQDGVAWVSATYVRELALCAFGA, from the coding sequence GTGACGATCAAGGAAGAAGTCATTCTTGCGCAAGCCAAGTTCCCCTCGCGCGATCAAGGGCTTCGGCCGACCTGCATTGCCTTCGCCTTGGCTGAAGTGAATTTCGATGCCGCGACAGGTGTTGAAGCGCTCAGTCCGGAGTACGCGTATCAGGGCGCAGCCTGCCTTACTCCATCGTGGGTGCCGGGCGCCGGCGTACCCTTGGATGCCGCGTTACGCGCGTCATCCAAGGGACAGCCGGTAGAGTCGGATTTTCCCTACCGGGCCGTAGAGCCGGGCGCTCCGGTGCCTGCCCCACCAACCACCTTCGAACTGCACGGCGGAGACGTCGCTATGCTGCCGTTGGATACCGAATTCATATGCGCGATGCTGCGTCAGGGTCGGCCGGTAGGGATCGGTTTACGGCTTACCGAAAGCTTCTACAGGCCCATCGATGGTTTGGTCACGTTCGAAGCTGCGCCCTTGGTGCCAGCGGTCCTCCATGCAGTTGCCGTCGTGGGCTTTGGCTGGGAAGACGGAGAAGTACATTTTCTGATTCGTAACAGTTGGGGGCGTGGCTGGGGCCAGGATGGGGTTGCCTGGGTATCTGCCACTTACGTACGCGAGCTTGCACTCTGTGCTTTTGGAGCCTGA